Genomic segment of Aureibacillus halotolerans:
GCTGTTACATCATCTTCTTCAATAAGAAGGATCGGGTTCGCATCTCCGCGTGCACGATCGTTTAGCATGAGTACACGTGACGTCTGCTCAGCATTTGCTTTGACTGCTCCGTGTTCAATCTTCCCGATGCCATTAAAGATAGAGCTCGCACTATCTTTCATCACGCCATGCTGAAGGATATACCCTTCTGACGCTTTACCATAATGTGTAATGTTGGTTGAGAAGTTTTGCTTTTGCTCGCCTCTCCCAACAGAAACAGATTTGGTGTCTCCATATGAATTATCACCCATAAGAAGCGTAAGGTTGTCAGAGATTGTGTCTCCTTCATTCATTTGACCAAGGGCCCAATCAATGCGTGCATCACGGTGCGCAATGCCACGACGATTAATATAAGACGTCATTGAGCTTGCTAGAAGATCAACCGCGCCAAACTTCACCTGAGCGTTATTTTTAGCAATGACTTCAGCTACAATGTTGCCCACCGCATGCTCATTTCCTGTCGACATATTGCTCTCAACATAGGTAACAGCAGCATTTTCTTCTGCCACAATGAGGACGTGATTGAAGAACCCAGCACCTTCTGCTTCGTTCCAGTAGACAGCTTGTAGAGGCTCCTCAATGACAACATTTTTTGGCACATAGAGGAAGGCTCCTCCATTTACAAAAGCCGCATGCAATGCCGTAAGACGGTGCTCATCTGCTTTAACAGCTTCGTTTAAATAATACGATTTGACGAGGTCACTATGTTCCTTCAATGCCGTGTTTAAGTCCGTAAACACAACACCCTTGTCAGCTAAGTCTTTAGAGAGTGATTGATATACAGCATGTTGATCCTTCAAAATGAGCAGATTTTCCGCAGGTTTCTCAGGATTGACAACTGTTTTTAATTGCTCTGGAAGCTGATCCAATGACGATAAATTGGATGCTGGCAACTCATAGGTGAAATCAGTAAAATTCCACCGTTTAATGCTCGTTTTATCAGGGGAAGGCATCGGTAGCGCATTTAGATTAGACAATGCTGCCAACCGTGCTTCTAAAAACCACGCAGGCTCTCCCCGCTGATCTGAAAATGTACGTACCTCTTTTTCATCAAATGAAATAATATTCGTTTCCACAGCCAAGGGGACTCCTCCTTTCAATTATGCTTTTTGTTCAACCGTTTCATCTTCAATGCCAAGCTCTTGCTTAATCCATTCATATCCCTGTGCTTCTAATTTTTGCGCGAGCTCTTTGCCACCAGATTTCACAACGCGACCTTGCATCATCACGTGGACAAAATCAGGCTCGATATAATTTAATAGGCGTTGGTAATGCGTAATGATTAAGCATCCAAACGCATCGCCTCTCATTTTGTTAATTCCTTTAGAAACAACCTTCAATGCATCAATGTCTAAACCAGAGTCAATCTCATCAAGAATGCCAATTGCTGGCTCAATCATCATAAGCTGAAGGATTTCATTGCGTTTTTTCTCCCCGCCGGAAAAGCCTTCATTTAAATAACGCTGTGCCATGTTTTTATCCATTTCAAGAAAGTCCATCGTCGCGTCCATTTGCTTAATAAAAGGCATTAATTGAACTTCATTTCCTTCTCCACGATGCGCATTCATGCTAGAACGAAGGAAGTCAGACGTGGTAACCCCACTAATCTCACTCGGGTATTGCATCCCAAGGAATAGGCCGGCTTTCGCACGTTCGTCAACTTCCATTTCAAGAACGTCCTCACCATCCATAGTGATGGATCCTTTTGTCACTTCATACTTAGGATGCCCCATGATTGCTGAAGCCAAAGTAGACTTACCCGTCCCGTTTGGTCCCATGACTGCATGGATTTCACCTGATTTAATTTCGAGGTTTACCCCTTTTAAAATTTCCTTGCCTTCAATTTCAACATGAAGATCGGTAATTTTTAATACTGATGACATTTTTTATACCTCCACTATATTGATTCACTGTCGAAAAACCGACAGCTATTCTCATTTTATTCTCATTCTAATTTTATAACATTTTAAATCTAGTTTCAACCTGCCTGTCTCATCAACATGTACAAGTAAACTCATACCCTCCATTATACTGAACTATTCACTATTATTAAAGCTTGGTGTTACTGAGGGATCATTCCACAAATCGAACCCCTGTAGTATCGCCTTTCTAGGATTGATTAAGCAAGGATGATAGCTCGCATTAAGCTTAAAAGAACTACAATCTAATATTGTAGTTACTTTTGATACAAGCTGCCATACGCTCGCTTTCACCCTAAAGGGTACAAGTGCATCATCGACTCAAAAAGACTTCGTCGTGATTTCTTTGCCGCCTGGCTTCTGCTACGCCTCCTCGATCGCATACTGCGCTCTGCGGAGCCTCGCTTGTGGCATCTTTTAATGCTGGCCTCATGATATGATGTGACATGAATAAAAACGCAGTAACAAACCTCAGCGTAGTCAACATACGTACACTCCTGCGGCAAAGAAAAAACAACCAGAAATGTCCTGGCTGTTTAGTGTTGTTTCTATCATCTATTTAGCTTTTGATCGCGTTGAGACGTTCACACTCTTCCGCAAGCTGCTGACTTTTAGCATAGTTTTTCTCACGTCGTTTTTCAACTTCTAGCAAAGTGTCTAACTTACGCCCATACTCTGCAAAGCAGCAACCGTGCGTGGACATCAGGCCTCGTTCCATTTCCTGTGTGTACGTCAATTGTAAAGGTGTAATGTAAGGTCATCCCTTTCTGTGCTATAGGGCACATAAAAACTTTAGCACAGTAACGGATATATCTCAAAATCCCATACAATCCGTTTCAAGACCTCTAAGATGCTCTGTGAGCTTGTGAGCCATTCTGACATTCTTTTTGTGAAAATAGCTACCGATCCTTCTACTTTACTGCGGATGTTGTGTACTGCCTAAATCCTGAAGGCACTCTTGCACGAGTGTAACCCCCTGGCTCATGGCAGCACCTCCTGCAAATGCTGCCGCAATTCCAACGACCTCTAATACCTCTTTATCACTTGCCTTTTGATCAATACAACCCTTTGTATGATAAATAATGCAATACTCGTCCTGCGTGGCGATCGAAATTCCTAAAGCAATGAGTTGCTTCTCTTTTTTCGTTAATTCTCCCTCTGAAAAGCACGCCTCTGTAAAGGCATTGTACTGATGAATGAGATCTGGCATACGTTCATGCATACGACCAATCCCCATCTTATAATCCTGCAAAGCAGCTTCTGAGTATGTGGTTTCATTATGCTCCAACATCAATTCCTCCTTCATTTCATTTTCTTTACGTTGCTCTCTAGAGCGACTTATTATCCGCTTGAAATGAAAAAGAAGCTGATATAAATGAGGAAACTGTTGACTCTACTGCCTGAGCGCAAA
This window contains:
- the sufC gene encoding Fe-S cluster assembly ATPase SufC, translating into MSSVLKITDLHVEIEGKEILKGVNLEIKSGEIHAVMGPNGTGKSTLASAIMGHPKYEVTKGSITMDGEDVLEMEVDERAKAGLFLGMQYPSEISGVTTSDFLRSSMNAHRGEGNEVQLMPFIKQMDATMDFLEMDKNMAQRYLNEGFSGGEKKRNEILQLMMIEPAIGILDEIDSGLDIDALKVVSKGINKMRGDAFGCLIITHYQRLLNYIEPDFVHVMMQGRVVKSGGKELAQKLEAQGYEWIKQELGIEDETVEQKA
- the sufD gene encoding Fe-S cluster assembly protein SufD — its product is MAVETNIISFDEKEVRTFSDQRGEPAWFLEARLAALSNLNALPMPSPDKTSIKRWNFTDFTYELPASNLSSLDQLPEQLKTVVNPEKPAENLLILKDQHAVYQSLSKDLADKGVVFTDLNTALKEHSDLVKSYYLNEAVKADEHRLTALHAAFVNGGAFLYVPKNVVIEEPLQAVYWNEAEGAGFFNHVLIVAEENAAVTYVESNMSTGNEHAVGNIVAEVIAKNNAQVKFGAVDLLASSMTSYINRRGIAHRDARIDWALGQMNEGDTISDNLTLLMGDNSYGDTKSVSVGRGEQKQNFSTNITHYGKASEGYILQHGVMKDSASSIFNGIGKIEHGAVKANAEQTSRVLMLNDRARGDANPILLIEEDDVTAGHAASVGRVDPSQLFYLMSRGISRTEAERLVIRGFLAPVLKELPIEAVQKQLAAVIERKLS
- a CDS encoding carboxymuconolactone decarboxylase family protein, which translates into the protein MEHNETTYSEAALQDYKMGIGRMHERMPDLIHQYNAFTEACFSEGELTKKEKQLIALGISIATQDEYCIIYHTKGCIDQKASDKEVLEVVGIAAAFAGGAAMSQGVTLVQECLQDLGSTQHPQ